The Vibrio coralliirubri DNA window TTACGTTGGTGAAAATACCGGAAACCGAGCTAGTATTTCCGCCATACGGTACTGACGTCCCCATCGCTTGAGCTACAGTGGCCCAAATACGCTGTTGATCAACCTGACGCCCTGCCGCCCAATGATTTCGGTCCCCTTGAGAAGTAATGTTCAAATAACGACCTTGACCATCACCACTCTTCAATAGGCCTGAAGCACCACCAACAAATAACATCGGTTGGTTGTACTGGTGCTCTGGAGCACCGTCAGACATTTCTGAGGTAATCACCACGAGTGTGTGGTCCAACAATGAATCTGAAGGGACATCAGGATCGGCATGACGAGAAAGCTCGTCCAAGAACAGTTTCGCCTGACGTGCATACCATTTACGGCTATCTTTCCACTCCTGCTCACTCTTATAGCGGTGCGCAAGATCGTGTGGGTTAGCACGTAGACTGGCATCTTTGATCACCACTTGGTCAGCCGAGCGTCCGACTTGGACCGTTGCTACTCGTGACACACCGCAGCTCAACGCGGTTGCTACTACCTGGTGATGGCTTGACTGAACTTGATTTCTGAAATCAGCCGACATCATCGGATGATTACTCGGCATGACAGGAGAACACTCCGCCGAAATTGGCAAGGTCGCATCCATATCAGCAACCACTTGCTCCATAGAGTCCAAATGAGTATCCAGCTTTTGTCGCTCGCTGCCTGATAGCTTTGAGCGCAACGTTTGAATATCTTGGTTGATTGGATCAAATAAGTGCTGACCGCTGTTATTTTGAGCCGTACGCGCTTTTGCGCCACTGTAGTTTGTGCCGAAAATGTTTTCGAACAACAGTGTCGGGTTACCTTGAGGCGTGCGTTTGTTCTTACCATCCCAAGAGACATACCAGTTCACACTGTCAGTCGCATGAGGACCCGCAAAAATCGAACGCTGAGAAGGATCCGTTCCCTGCATAGTTCGCCCCAATAAGACATCGATAGAAGATTGGCTTTTATTTTTATCACGCAACACTTCTGTCCAACCGTTATGCCCTGCGTTGCCTTGGCCTAAGATGATTCCTTGCAGGTATAAAGAGCGGTTTTTGTACGCAGCAAGCTCTTGGCTCACCTCATTAAGCGTAAACTGCGTGGTATCACTCGCATTAGCTTGAGCGGTATTTGGAAACCATAAACCCTCATTGAATCGACCATTAAAGCCATCTGTAGCTAGGCCATCAGGTACCACAAAGAACACCACTTTAGTTTTCGCTTGGCCTGTTGTACCTGCATGAGCGATACGGGTAAGCCCTGGCAATGACATCGGTGCTAAAACGCCAGCCCCTGCCGCGGCTTTTAGAAAACGTCTACGACTTTTTAGAAAAGACATTAGTTACTCTCCTTTTTAAATTTGAACATTTGCGACGTTGCTAGGGTTTCCAGCATTTCTGTAATCGAGCCACTCTTCTCAAGCTTTTTGGTCATGTCTTGAATGCCTGCATTTGAGTTGGCATTCGCCTCTTGTCCCATTGCATAACGGAAGTAGCTGTCTGCTAAACACTGAAGGACGGTGGCATTGGTAGGGAAGTGGGCGGAAATATCACGCACATTGTTGAACTCAAGCATCACTCGAGAACCAGAGTTATCCACCAACGGGCCTGACGCATCAATTGGTAAAGTGACACTTGGATCGTTGTATGCTGGTTCGGTCGTTCTCCATTCACCTGTCTGGCTGTAGTTCTCCATCGAAGCGCCGGTGTCATTCATGAACTCATGACATTGCCAACACTGTCCGGCCGAGGCATCTTGACCGTTAATGGTGTCCCAACGCTCACGAGTGGTAATTGGTGACTCCGGTAGCTCGATTGAGTCAGGATCGACATCCACTGGTACACCGATGGTGCGACATAGTAAGTTCTGACGAATCATTAGGCCGCGCTTGACCAAAGAGGTTGCCGCATAGTCGGAGTTCACAACGTGTGTCAGACCTTGTTGTAGCAGACCACCACGCTGGGCATTGTCGACCACAACTTTTTGAAACTCTTCGCCCGTAACACCACTAATTCCGTAGTGCTGAGCTAGTGCTCCGTTAACAAAAGTGAAGTTCGGGTTAAACAGCTCTGCGACCGTGCCCTCCCCTTCGGTTAGGAAGTAACGAATAAACTCAGCCTGCTCCTGCACCATAGCGTTGACCACTTCAGTCGTTAGACCTGGCTTTTCAGGCAGCTCTTGGACTTGGGTATGGATGTAGTAACCAATAAAGTCGGTAAATCGCGCGATGCCTCTTGAACTGGTCAGCATGCTTGCCACTTCTGCGGCGACCTGTTCGTTGGTTTCAAGCTCACCGCGAGATGCTTTCGCTAGCAGTGATTCACTTGGCGTTGTACCAAGGAAGCTGT harbors:
- a CDS encoding DUF1552 domain-containing protein, which translates into the protein MSFLKSRRRFLKAAAGAGVLAPMSLPGLTRIAHAGTTGQAKTKVVFFVVPDGLATDGFNGRFNEGLWFPNTAQANASDTTQFTLNEVSQELAAYKNRSLYLQGIILGQGNAGHNGWTEVLRDKNKSQSSIDVLLGRTMQGTDPSQRSIFAGPHATDSVNWYVSWDGKNKRTPQGNPTLLFENIFGTNYSGAKARTAQNNSGQHLFDPINQDIQTLRSKLSGSERQKLDTHLDSMEQVVADMDATLPISAECSPVMPSNHPMMSADFRNQVQSSHHQVVATALSCGVSRVATVQVGRSADQVVIKDASLRANPHDLAHRYKSEQEWKDSRKWYARQAKLFLDELSRHADPDVPSDSLLDHTLVVITSEMSDGAPEHQYNQPMLFVGGASGLLKSGDGQGRYLNITSQGDRNHWAAGRQVDQQRIWATVAQAMGTSVPYGGNTSSVSGIFTNVS